A single Fusobacterium hominis DNA region contains:
- a CDS encoding N-glycosylase/DNA lyase, with protein MEKNEYFYEIEKIYKEKKDDLLKRLNEFKDTWKNGSNKDIHVELSFCILTPQSKAFNAWKAITQLRDNNLLFEGTAEDMVDYLNIVRFKNNKAKYLVELREQMKNEKGEIITKDFFSQFKTVEEARNWIVKNIKGMAFKEAGHFLRNVGFGEHISILDRHILRNLVRLGVIDDIPKTLTPKLYLEIENKMKNYCDFIGIPMDQLDLLLWYIEAGEIFK; from the coding sequence ATGGAGAAAAACGAGTATTTCTATGAAATAGAAAAAATATACAAAGAAAAAAAAGATGATCTTTTAAAAAGATTAAATGAATTTAAAGATACTTGGAAAAATGGAAGTAATAAAGATATTCATGTAGAATTATCCTTTTGTATTTTAACTCCACAATCTAAAGCTTTTAATGCTTGGAAAGCCATAACTCAACTTAGAGATAATAATTTATTATTTGAGGGAACTGCTGAAGATATGGTTGATTATTTAAATATTGTAAGATTTAAAAATAATAAAGCTAAATATCTTGTTGAGTTAAGAGAACAAATGAAAAATGAAAAAGGTGAAATTATCACAAAAGACTTTTTTTCTCAATTTAAAACTGTTGAGGAAGCTAGAAATTGGATAGTTAAAAATATAAAAGGAATGGCTTTTAAAGAAGCTGGACACTTCTTAAGAAATGTTGGTTTTGGAGAGCATATTTCCATACTTGATAGACATATTTTAAGAAATTTAGTTAGACTAGGTGTAATTGATGATATCCCTAAAACATTAACACCTAAACTATATCTTGAAATAGAAAATAAAATGAAAAATTATTGTGATTTCATTGGTATTCCAATGGATCAATTAGACTTACTGCTGTGGTATATAGAAGCAGGAGAAATTTTCAAATAA
- a CDS encoding threonine aldolase family protein, producing the protein MISFKNDYSEGALPIIMAALLQTNMEQTVGYGEDEYTKLGIETIKTAIKCDDCYVRLLVGGTQTNLLTIGHVLRPYEAVIAADSGHISMHEAGAIEATGHKVIELLTNGDGKLNVPSIKKAYELHKSDLHMAQPKMVYISNPTELGTLYSKAELESIYNYCQENNMYLYIDGARLASAIASPQNDIALEDYPKYCDLFYIGGTKCGLLFGEALVIINKKLSEGFFCSTKQRGATLAKGRLLGIQFAELFKENRYFEVGKHSNDMAFLIKDGVQKAGYKLFADSYTNQQFFIFPNEIIKELDKKYRYEFWCKLDDNHSVIRFVTSWATKKEDVEKLLTDLQNMNK; encoded by the coding sequence ATGATAAGTTTTAAAAATGACTACAGTGAAGGAGCTCTTCCTATTATTATGGCAGCTCTTTTACAAACAAATATGGAACAAACAGTAGGTTATGGAGAAGATGAATATACAAAACTTGGAATAGAGACTATTAAAACAGCTATTAAATGTGACGATTGTTATGTGAGATTATTAGTAGGAGGAACTCAAACTAATTTACTTACTATTGGTCATGTACTACGTCCTTATGAAGCTGTTATTGCTGCTGATTCTGGACATATTAGTATGCATGAAGCTGGAGCAATAGAAGCTACTGGACACAAAGTTATTGAACTTCTTACTAATGGAGATGGAAAATTAAATGTTCCTTCAATAAAAAAAGCTTATGAGCTTCATAAAAGTGACCTACACATGGCACAACCAAAAATGGTATATATCTCAAATCCAACAGAGTTAGGAACTTTATATTCTAAAGCAGAATTAGAGTCTATCTATAATTATTGCCAAGAAAATAATATGTACCTATATATTGATGGAGCAAGACTTGCATCTGCAATTGCTTCACCACAAAATGATATAGCTCTTGAAGATTATCCTAAATACTGTGATCTTTTCTATATTGGCGGAACTAAGTGTGGACTTTTATTTGGAGAAGCTCTTGTTATTATCAATAAAAAATTAAGTGAGGGATTTTTCTGCAGTACAAAACAAAGAGGTGCTACTCTTGCCAAAGGCAGACTTCTGGGAATACAATTTGCGGAACTTTTTAAGGAAAACAGATATTTTGAAGTTGGAAAACATTCAAATGACATGGCATTTCTTATAAAAGATGGTGTTCAAAAGGCAGGATACAAACTATTTGCAGATTCATATACAAATCAACAATTCTTTATATTTCCAAATGAAATTATTAAAGAACTGGATAAAAAATACCGTTATGAATTTTGGTGCAAATTAGATGACAATCATTCTGTAATAAGATTTGTAACATCATGGGCTACAAAAAAAGAGGATGTTGAAAAACTTCTCACAGATTTACAAAATATGAATAAATAA
- a CDS encoding heavy metal translocating P-type ATPase produces MMKEFQLGGVTCQVCVNKIEKKLLKKEGIFKANVNFSNEHLTVEYDNDIVTDKDIIEIVKKLGYEITEIKNLKEVELDIEGISCQSCINRIEKKIGKLNGVDNITVNLATNKGIVSYNSEEIKLSEILDSINKLGFKGKKSEDISVDKQEKQMQKHLNHEFLRFKISIFFSAIVFYISMGTMVGLPVPDIISPELQPFNFALIQLILSIPVVVVNRKFYTVGIKNLISRSPNMDSLIAIGTGSAIIYSLYGTYKIAIGNIHYVHALYYESGVVILALIMLGKYLEDVSKGKTSEAIKKLMGLKSKKATLVRGDKFVQVDIEEVEKGEVVLVKPGESIPVDGEVVDGISTVDESMLTGESIPIEKKVGDKVFGASINKNGSLKVKATAIGRDTMLSKIIALVEKAQGSKAPIAKIADKVSGFFVPAVMAIAILSGIIWYYLGTHNIFTINQNPSIFALTIFVSVMVIACPCSLGLATPTAIMVGTGRGAELGILIKSGEALEKAHKVNTIVFDKTGTLTVGKPKVTDIEILDKNYDIEKILFLAASLEQFSEHPLGEAIVNEATEKNIDLIQTSDFNSVTGKGICGTIDEKVVLIGNKKLMNDYSIDISDDTVSELLAKDGKTPMYLAINSKLIAIIAIADILKDEAIDVIKILKSKNYKLAMITGDNKITAQAIGKKIGIDMILAEVTPEDKYLKVKELQDLGYNVAMVGDGINDSPALVQADIGIAIGGGTDIAMESADIVLMKKNLYDVITTMDLSNAVIKNIKQNLFWAFIYNSIGIPLAAGVFYPLTGHLLNPMIAGFAMAMSSVSVVTNALRLKRFKK; encoded by the coding sequence ATGATGAAAGAATTCCAACTTGGAGGAGTAACTTGTCAAGTTTGTGTTAATAAAATTGAAAAAAAACTTCTAAAAAAAGAAGGTATTTTTAAAGCAAATGTCAATTTTTCAAATGAACATCTTACTGTAGAATATGATAACGATATTGTTACAGATAAAGATATAATAGAAATTGTTAAAAAATTAGGATATGAAATAACAGAAATTAAAAATTTAAAAGAAGTAGAACTTGATATTGAAGGTATAAGTTGCCAATCATGTATCAACAGAATTGAAAAAAAAATAGGCAAACTTAACGGTGTTGACAATATAACTGTTAATCTTGCTACTAACAAAGGAATTGTTTCATACAATTCTGAAGAAATTAAACTATCTGAAATTTTAGATTCTATCAATAAATTAGGATTTAAAGGTAAAAAATCAGAAGATATATCAGTTGATAAACAAGAAAAGCAGATGCAAAAGCACTTAAATCACGAATTTTTAAGATTTAAGATATCTATTTTTTTCTCTGCTATAGTCTTTTACATATCTATGGGTACTATGGTTGGATTACCTGTCCCAGATATTATATCCCCTGAATTACAGCCTTTTAATTTCGCTTTAATTCAACTAATTTTATCAATTCCAGTAGTAGTTGTTAATAGAAAGTTTTATACTGTTGGAATTAAAAATTTAATTTCTCGTAGTCCTAATATGGATTCATTAATAGCTATAGGAACTGGTTCTGCTATAATATATAGTTTGTATGGAACATATAAAATAGCTATTGGAAATATTCATTACGTCCATGCTCTTTATTATGAGTCAGGAGTTGTTATTTTAGCTCTTATCATGCTTGGTAAGTATCTTGAAGATGTGAGCAAAGGTAAAACTTCTGAAGCCATTAAAAAGCTTATGGGACTTAAGAGTAAAAAAGCTACTCTTGTAAGAGGCGATAAATTTGTTCAAGTTGATATTGAAGAAGTTGAAAAAGGAGAAGTAGTTTTAGTTAAACCTGGAGAGAGTATTCCTGTAGATGGAGAAGTAGTTGACGGAATAAGTACTGTTGATGAATCTATGCTAACAGGAGAAAGTATTCCAATTGAAAAAAAAGTTGGAGATAAAGTATTTGGTGCTAGTATCAATAAAAATGGAAGCTTAAAAGTAAAAGCTACTGCTATAGGAAGAGACACTATGTTATCTAAAATTATAGCCTTAGTTGAAAAAGCTCAAGGAAGTAAAGCCCCTATAGCTAAGATTGCTGATAAAGTTTCTGGATTTTTTGTTCCTGCTGTTATGGCTATTGCAATTCTTTCAGGAATTATTTGGTATTATTTAGGTACTCATAATATTTTTACAATTAACCAAAACCCTTCTATTTTTGCACTTACAATATTTGTATCAGTTATGGTTATAGCTTGTCCGTGTTCACTAGGTCTTGCTACACCTACAGCTATAATGGTTGGTACAGGACGTGGAGCAGAATTAGGAATACTTATAAAATCAGGTGAAGCTCTTGAAAAAGCTCACAAAGTTAATACAATAGTATTTGATAAAACAGGAACATTGACTGTTGGAAAACCTAAAGTTACAGATATAGAAATTTTAGATAAAAACTATGATATTGAAAAAATTCTATTTTTAGCAGCTTCATTAGAGCAATTTTCAGAACACCCACTTGGAGAAGCTATCGTAAATGAAGCAACAGAAAAAAATATAGATTTAATTCAAACTTCAGATTTTAATTCTGTAACAGGAAAGGGAATTTGTGGTACAATAGATGAAAAAGTGGTATTAATTGGAAATAAAAAACTAATGAATGACTATAGTATTGATATTTCCGATGATACTGTCTCTGAATTGTTAGCAAAAGATGGGAAAACACCTATGTATTTAGCTATAAATTCAAAGCTTATTGCAATAATTGCAATTGCTGATATTTTAAAAGATGAAGCTATCGATGTTATAAAGATTTTAAAAAGTAAAAACTATAAACTTGCTATGATAACAGGAGATAACAAAATTACAGCTCAAGCAATTGGTAAAAAAATAGGAATAGATATGATACTTGCAGAGGTTACTCCTGAGGATAAATATTTAAAAGTCAAAGAATTACAGGACCTTGGATATAATGTAGCAATGGTAGGAGATGGAATAAATGACTCACCTGCCCTTGTTCAAGCTGATATTGGTATTGCTATTGGTGGCGGAACAGATATTGCAATGGAAAGTGCAGATATTGTTCTAATGAAAAAAAATTTATATGATGTTATTACGACTATGGATTTAAGTAATGCCGTTATTAAAAATATAAAACAAAATCTCTTCTGGGCTTTTATTTATAATAGTATAGGAATCCCTCTTGCTGCTGGAGTATTTTATCCTCTTACAGGACATCTTTTAAATCCTATGATTGCTGGATTTGCAATGGCCATGAGTTCAGTGTCTGTTGTAACTAATGCACTGAGACTTAAAAGATTTAAAAAATAA
- a CDS encoding heavy-metal-associated domain-containing protein: MEKVIKINGMGCEHCIKSVKNALEGLKDIKIKNVIIGEAIVDIPTDYNLDLIMEALDDAGYEVESIQ; encoded by the coding sequence ATGGAGAAAGTAATAAAAATTAATGGTATGGGTTGTGAACATTGTATAAAAAGTGTTAAAAATGCTCTTGAAGGGTTAAAGGATATTAAAATAAAAAATGTAATAATTGGAGAAGCAATTGTAGATATTCCAACAGATTACAATTTAGATTTAATAATGGAAGCTTTAGATGATGCTGGATATGAAGTAGAAAGTATACAATAA
- a CDS encoding metal-sensing transcriptional repressor, with protein sequence MTNNFACTEQPEFRKNLISRINRIDGQIRGIERMIKNHQKCDDILNQISSVKSALNGVAKVVLEVHIRNCVVHDIKTGSENEAISNLIDTLNNFIHKPNKNLKDNNEDIIKKIEKQIENIRTCLDKNQCCSSILKIVTSIKGELNSMAKVILEQHVKNCLANDIIAGPEDKIIDDFLYTINKMMK encoded by the coding sequence ATGACAAATAACTTTGCATGCACGGAGCAACCTGAATTTAGAAAAAATCTAATATCTAGAATAAATAGAATAGATGGACAAATAAGAGGTATTGAACGTATGATTAAAAATCATCAAAAATGTGATGACATATTAAATCAAATTTCCTCTGTTAAATCTGCACTCAATGGTGTAGCTAAAGTTGTCCTTGAGGTTCATATCAGAAATTGTGTGGTACATGATATAAAAACAGGTTCTGAAAATGAAGCAATTTCAAATTTAATAGATACTCTTAACAACTTTATACACAAACCTAATAAAAATTTAAAAGATAACAATGAAGATATAATAAAAAAAATAGAAAAACAAATAGAAAATATCAGAACGTGTTTAGATAAAAATCAGTGTTGCAGTAGTATTTTAAAAATCGTTACTTCTATAAAAGGTGAACTAAATTCAATGGCTAAAGTAATTTTAGAACAACATGTAAAAAATTGTTTAGCTAATGATATAATTGCCGGACCTGAAGATAAAATAATTGATGATTTTTTATACACAATAAATAAGATGATGAAATAA
- a CDS encoding MBL fold metallo-hydrolase — translation MKVYYIYHSGFAVETDNFKLIFDFYKTTNYNVGEFDLEKFLDGDKKIIVFSSHSHGDHFNPEILNWRRPDRNISYVLSDDINIKEKDENIHFIESNSSLELDVIKIKTFDSTDEGVSFYVECDNYTFFHCGDLNWWYWPDDTLEEIQYMKNYYTEIVDNIQRRVDKKIDFLFYPVDPRLEDNMFLGVTYFIENINVDKIIPMHFWNNFDVIKQLKEKIKGRKESVVYFDKNMSRIL, via the coding sequence ATGAAAGTATATTATATTTATCACAGTGGTTTTGCTGTTGAAACAGACAATTTTAAACTTATTTTTGATTTTTATAAGACTACAAACTATAACGTTGGAGAATTTGACTTAGAAAAGTTTTTAGATGGGGATAAAAAAATAATTGTATTTTCTTCTCATAGCCATGGAGATCATTTTAATCCAGAAATTTTAAATTGGAGAAGGCCAGATAGAAATATCTCATATGTTTTAAGTGATGATATAAATATAAAAGAAAAAGATGAGAATATCCATTTTATAGAATCAAATAGTTCATTAGAGTTAGATGTAATTAAAATTAAAACTTTTGATTCGACAGATGAAGGAGTATCTTTTTATGTAGAGTGTGATAACTATACATTTTTCCATTGTGGAGATTTAAATTGGTGGTATTGGCCAGATGATACTTTAGAAGAAATTCAGTATATGAAGAACTATTATACAGAAATAGTTGATAATATTCAAAGAAGAGTTGATAAAAAAATAGACTTTTTATTTTATCCAGTAGATCCACGATTAGAGGATAATATGTTTTTAGGAGTTACTTATTTTATAGAAAATATTAATGTGGATAAAATTATTCCAATGCATTTTTGGAATAATTTTGATGTGATTAAACAGTTAAAAGAAAAAATAAAAGGCAGAAAAGAGAGTGTTGTATACTTTGATAAAAATATGAGTAGAATTTTATAA
- a CDS encoding response regulator transcription factor, which translates to MKKILIIDDEWKIRKLIKDYLVREGYSVAEAEDGQEGIDLFFQDMYDLVILDIMLPKIDGWSVCRKIRSESDVPIIMLTARADESDQLFGFELQTDEYMVKPFNPKLLVAKVKVLLRRDGKTSTNTPVKYGEIEIDTLKREVKLHDAVIELTPKEYDLLYFFLENKGVALSREKILNSVWGWDYFGDSRTVDTHIKRLRRKIGDEYISTVRGFGYKFGE; encoded by the coding sequence ATGAAAAAGATTTTGATAATCGACGATGAATGGAAAATACGTAAATTAATAAAGGACTATCTTGTAAGGGAAGGTTATTCAGTTGCTGAAGCTGAAGATGGTCAGGAAGGAATAGACTTATTTTTTCAAGATATGTATGATCTTGTAATTCTAGATATAATGCTACCTAAAATAGATGGTTGGAGTGTATGTAGAAAGATCAGGTCTGAATCTGATGTCCCTATTATAATGCTTACAGCAAGAGCAGATGAAAGCGATCAATTGTTTGGATTTGAACTTCAAACAGATGAATATATGGTAAAACCATTTAACCCAAAACTATTAGTTGCAAAAGTTAAGGTTTTATTGAGAAGAGATGGGAAAACAAGTACTAATACACCAGTAAAATATGGTGAAATCGAAATAGATACTTTAAAAAGAGAAGTTAAACTTCATGATGCAGTAATTGAACTTACACCAAAAGAATATGATCTACTTTATTTCTTTTTAGAAAATAAAGGTGTAGCGTTATCTAGAGAAAAAATTCTAAACTCAGTATGGGGTTGGGATTATTTTGGAGATTCTAGAACTGTTGATACACATATAAAAAGATTAAGAAGAAAAATAGGTGATGAGTACATCTCTACAGTAAGAGGATTTGGATATAAATTTGGAGAGTAG
- a CDS encoding TetR/AcrR family transcriptional regulator encodes MEKLTIKKKRVMMYFIEATQELILSEGIKNISIKKIAEKAGYNTATIYNYFQNLEVLVLYASINYLKNYVNDLKAQIKPNMKAIEIYETVYKNFVRHSFEKPVIFHVLFFGRYSKYLPIVIKKYYQIFPNELEGQMDIIKNLLNDGNIHSRDLPIMKKMVDEGSISQHDAPFIMETIVRLHHSYLEDILHERVTQTLEDYIKSFFKVFYFLLNIRKEEN; translated from the coding sequence ATGGAAAAATTAACTATTAAGAAAAAACGAGTTATGATGTATTTTATTGAAGCTACTCAAGAACTTATTTTAAGTGAAGGTATTAAAAATATATCAATAAAAAAAATAGCAGAAAAAGCAGGATATAATACTGCAACAATTTATAATTATTTTCAAAATTTAGAGGTTTTAGTTTTATACGCATCTATCAATTATCTTAAAAATTATGTCAATGATTTAAAAGCACAAATAAAACCTAATATGAAAGCAATCGAAATTTATGAAACTGTATATAAAAACTTCGTTCGTCATTCATTTGAAAAACCAGTTATATTTCACGTACTATTCTTTGGACGATATAGTAAGTATTTACCAATTGTTATAAAAAAATATTATCAAATTTTTCCAAATGAATTAGAAGGACAAATGGATATTATTAAAAACCTTTTAAATGATGGAAACATTCATAGTAGAGATCTACCAATTATGAAAAAAATGGTAGATGAAGGAAGTATCTCACAACATGATGCACCTTTTATTATGGAAACTATTGTACGACTACATCATAGTTATCTTGAAGATATCTTACATGAAAGAGTTACTCAAACATTAGAAGATTATATAAAATCGTTTTTTAAAGTATTTTACTTTTTGTTAAATATAAGAAAGGAGGAAAATTAA
- a CDS encoding sensor histidine kinase, whose product MKIRVKIFLVMMSVVIIMVGGFAITNSVYLEKFYITNKKEKLLQVGNAILDPNYIVDFRNLEMQNNAEIVIKKIDQLDKFYFRKQLTVDEIIQIKKAFKEGKPTFKIITFKDYRGKALVLFMPYKTNRYIEILTPLSLIQEGLDVSVQYHLQIIILALVLGLVIAFIFSKAMVAPILEIKEITQKIAKLDFSRKFEQKRVDEIGELGEAINKMGDTLKKNIDEINKVNAKLRIDIENEKELDKLRKEFIAYVSHELKTPIAIIQGYAQGLMENVATEEDKNFYCEVIVEEAYKMDALVKELLLMSKIESGYFKMECTVVDAYSLIMDLIEKYSTQDSELIYKGDTCVDVIADEKYLDRVLDNLISNAIKYGTDDKIVTIKVEDLKDKYKFIVSNKTHNLTEKDLETIWTPFIRLESSIGKEGHGLGLAIVAGILDKHNSEHGVYLSGDNVVNFWFDLKKAPKDLTVDEISEDIEEKDGEKRVFL is encoded by the coding sequence ATGAAGATAAGGGTAAAGATATTTCTTGTTATGATGTCTGTTGTAATTATTATGGTTGGGGGATTTGCTATTACTAACAGCGTTTATCTTGAAAAATTCTATATAACAAATAAAAAAGAAAAACTTCTTCAAGTTGGAAATGCAATTTTAGACCCTAACTACATTGTTGATTTCAGAAATCTTGAAATGCAAAATAATGCTGAAATTGTAATAAAAAAAATAGATCAACTTGATAAATTTTACTTTAGAAAACAACTGACAGTCGATGAAATTATTCAGATAAAAAAAGCTTTTAAAGAAGGCAAACCAACTTTTAAAATAATTACATTTAAAGACTATAGAGGTAAGGCTTTAGTGCTTTTTATGCCCTATAAGACTAACAGATATATTGAAATTTTAACACCCCTTAGCCTTATTCAAGAAGGTCTTGATGTATCGGTACAATACCATTTACAAATTATAATATTAGCCTTAGTATTAGGTCTTGTAATTGCTTTTATTTTTTCAAAAGCAATGGTTGCACCTATTCTTGAAATAAAAGAAATTACTCAAAAAATTGCAAAATTAGATTTCAGTAGAAAGTTTGAGCAAAAAAGAGTTGATGAAATTGGTGAATTAGGAGAAGCTATCAATAAAATGGGAGATACTCTTAAGAAAAATATTGATGAAATTAATAAAGTCAACGCTAAGCTTAGAATTGATATTGAAAATGAAAAAGAATTAGATAAACTAAGAAAAGAATTTATTGCTTATGTAAGCCATGAATTGAAAACTCCTATTGCTATAATTCAAGGATATGCTCAAGGGCTTATGGAAAATGTGGCAACTGAAGAAGATAAAAATTTTTATTGTGAAGTAATCGTAGAAGAAGCATATAAAATGGATGCTCTTGTAAAAGAGCTTCTACTTATGTCTAAAATAGAATCTGGATACTTTAAAATGGAGTGTACAGTTGTTGATGCTTATTCTTTAATTATGGATTTAATAGAAAAATATTCTACTCAAGACTCTGAATTAATATATAAAGGAGATACATGTGTAGATGTTATTGCTGATGAAAAATATTTAGATAGAGTTTTAGATAATCTTATTAGTAATGCTATAAAATATGGAACTGATGATAAAATAGTTACAATTAAAGTTGAAGATCTAAAAGACAAGTATAAATTTATTGTCAGCAATAAAACACATAATCTTACAGAAAAAGATCTTGAAACTATTTGGACACCTTTTATTAGATTAGAAAGTTCAATAGGAAAAGAAGGACATGGACTTGGACTTGCTATTGTTGCTGGTATTTTAGATAAACATAATAGTGAACATGGAGTTTATTTATCTGGAGATAATGTTGTTAATTTCTGGTTTGATCTTAAAAAGGCTCCAAAAGATCTAACAGTTGATGAAATATCTGAAGATATAGAGGAGAAAGATGGAGAAAAACGAGTATTTCTATGA
- a CDS encoding VOC family protein, whose protein sequence is MMFRFNHYNINVLDLEKSINFYKNALGLNIIREKNAQDGSYKIVYLGDGKSDFSLELTWLKDRKEKYDLGDEEFHLALTAEDFNAAYEKHKAMNVIIFENPKMGIYFIGDPDGYWIEIIPPKK, encoded by the coding sequence ATCATGTTTAGATTCAATCATTACAATATAAACGTTTTAGATTTGGAAAAAAGCATAAATTTTTATAAAAATGCTCTTGGTCTCAATATTATTAGAGAAAAAAATGCTCAAGATGGAAGTTATAAAATAGTTTACTTAGGTGATGGAAAATCTGATTTTTCTTTAGAACTTACTTGGTTAAAAGATAGAAAAGAAAAATATGATCTAGGTGATGAAGAATTTCATCTTGCTCTAACAGCAGAAGATTTTAATGCAGCTTATGAAAAACACAAAGCTATGAATGTTATAATCTTTGAAAATCCTAAAATGGGTATATATTTTATTGGCGATCCTGATGGATACTGGATTGAAATTATACCACCTAAAAAGTAA